One genomic region from Planifilum fulgidum encodes:
- the yqfC gene encoding sporulation protein YqfC yields the protein MLKGTVNFRRRLARWMDLPPDVTAEVPRIQMVGSLQVMVENHQGLDFFSDSEILLRIRGGRIRIRGEKLVIRAIYPGEMWIEGHIVEMRFTD from the coding sequence ATGCTTAAAGGGACCGTCAATTTTCGCCGCCGTCTCGCCCGATGGATGGACCTCCCCCCCGATGTGACCGCGGAGGTTCCCCGGATCCAGATGGTCGGATCCCTCCAGGTGATGGTGGAAAACCATCAGGGGTTGGACTTTTTCAGCGATTCCGAGATTCTTCTGAGGATCCGCGGAGGGAGGATTCGGATTCGAGGGGAGAAATTGGTGATTCGCGCAATTTATCCGGGGGAGATGTGGATCGAGGGCCATATTGTCGAAATGAGGTTCACGGATTAG
- the floA gene encoding flotillin-like protein FloA (flotillin-like protein involved in membrane lipid rafts), whose protein sequence is MEAAGLLTVIILVVLVIAFLAILFSFVPVMLWISAMASGVYVGLTTLIGMRLRRIPPARIINPLIKARKAGLDVTIEQLETHYLAGGNVDRVVDALIAAQRANIDLVFSRAAAIDLAGRDVLEAVQMSVNPKVIETPTVSAVAKDGIEVKVRARVTVRANIDRLVGGAGEETIIARVGEGIVTTNGSADSHKDVLENPDMISQTVLEKGLDAGTAFEILSIDIADVDVGKNIGAELQTDQAEADKRIAQAKAEERRAMAVAKEQEMRARVEEMRAKVVEAEAQVPLALAEALRSGKIGVMDYYQLQNLMADTNMRKSIGDLAKDEDADK, encoded by the coding sequence ATGGAAGCGGCAGGTTTGCTGACGGTGATCATTCTCGTGGTCCTAGTCATCGCTTTCCTTGCCATCCTGTTTTCATTCGTTCCTGTCATGCTGTGGATCAGTGCGATGGCTTCCGGCGTGTATGTCGGCCTGACCACCCTGATCGGAATGCGCTTGAGAAGGATCCCTCCGGCCCGGATCATCAATCCCCTGATCAAGGCGCGCAAAGCGGGATTGGACGTTACCATCGAGCAATTGGAAACCCACTACCTGGCGGGGGGAAACGTGGACCGGGTCGTGGACGCGCTGATTGCCGCCCAGCGGGCGAACATCGATCTGGTGTTTTCCCGGGCGGCGGCGATCGATCTGGCCGGCCGGGACGTGCTGGAAGCGGTGCAGATGAGCGTGAACCCGAAGGTTATTGAAACGCCGACGGTTTCCGCCGTGGCCAAGGACGGAATTGAAGTGAAGGTCCGGGCGCGGGTGACCGTGCGGGCCAACATCGACCGCCTGGTCGGCGGTGCCGGGGAAGAAACGATCATCGCCCGGGTGGGCGAGGGAATCGTCACCACCAACGGTTCCGCCGACAGCCACAAGGATGTGCTGGAAAACCCCGACATGATCTCCCAGACGGTCCTGGAAAAGGGATTGGACGCGGGAACCGCCTTTGAAATCCTGTCCATCGACATCGCCGACGTGGACGTGGGGAAAAACATCGGGGCCGAGCTGCAGACCGACCAAGCCGAGGCCGACAAGCGGATCGCCCAGGCCAAGGCGGAGGAACGTCGGGCGATGGCCGTGGCCAAGGAACAGGAAATGCGCGCCCGCGTGGAAGAGATGCGCGCCAAGGTGGTGGAGGCGGAAGCCCAAGTGCCCCTGGCCCTCGCCGAAGCCCTGCGTTCGGGCAAGATCGGCGTGATGGATTATTATCAGTTGCAGAACTTGATGGCCGACACCAATATGCGGAAATCGATCGGAGATCTGGCCAAAGACGAGGATGCCGACAAATGA
- a CDS encoding NfeD family protein, with product MKRNGGIPPVKRVSLVLIGAALLLLCWPGWSAAEPSGAGKVVYWIPVEQEVERGLSAFLERALTEAEEARAEAVVLEIDTLGGEVEAALEIGKLIRRSSVPVIAYIRGEAISAGAYISLNADQILMAPGSAMGAAEPRTFSGEVADPKTVAFWSSNMRAAAEQGGRNGDVAAAMVDRNVEIKGLKKKGELLSLSAEQAVEWDMADRIVPSEREVLPAIGLGDAEVVEVELTPAEKFARWVTSPYVVPILLLLGLGGIALELLTPGFGVPGAVGLLSFGLYFFGHYLAGLAGMETVLLFVAGIVLMVIELFVPGWGIFGVLGLISLGTAVVLAAYDPAFGIISLSVALAITLIGVWIAVKVFGMKGVWAKIILKESQQNESGYTSSRDWKHLVGKQGITLTPLRPAGWVQVDGEKYDVVSDGGMIPAKTAVKVVHVEGSRIVVRRIDTTEEKTSEEEK from the coding sequence TTGAAACGGAACGGAGGGATTCCCCCGGTGAAGCGGGTTTCTTTGGTGTTGATCGGTGCGGCACTGCTTCTTTTGTGCTGGCCGGGCTGGTCTGCGGCGGAACCTTCGGGCGCCGGGAAAGTGGTTTACTGGATACCGGTGGAACAGGAAGTGGAGCGGGGATTGTCCGCCTTTCTCGAGCGGGCGCTGACTGAAGCGGAAGAGGCCCGGGCGGAGGCTGTCGTTTTGGAAATCGACACCCTGGGCGGGGAAGTGGAGGCAGCCCTGGAAATCGGAAAGCTGATCCGCCGTTCATCGGTTCCGGTGATCGCCTACATCCGGGGAGAGGCCATTTCCGCAGGGGCCTACATTTCCCTCAATGCGGATCAGATCCTGATGGCCCCGGGAAGCGCCATGGGCGCCGCTGAACCCCGCACGTTTTCCGGCGAAGTGGCCGATCCGAAGACGGTTGCCTTCTGGTCCTCCAACATGCGCGCCGCCGCCGAGCAGGGAGGGCGGAACGGGGATGTCGCCGCCGCCATGGTGGATCGCAACGTGGAAATCAAGGGGCTGAAGAAGAAGGGAGAGCTGCTCAGCCTGTCCGCCGAGCAGGCGGTTGAGTGGGACATGGCCGACCGCATCGTGCCCTCCGAAAGGGAGGTGCTGCCGGCAATCGGGCTGGGGGATGCGGAAGTGGTCGAAGTGGAGCTGACGCCCGCCGAGAAGTTTGCCCGCTGGGTGACCAGCCCCTATGTGGTTCCCATCCTGCTCCTGCTGGGACTGGGCGGAATCGCCCTGGAGCTGCTCACCCCGGGCTTCGGGGTTCCGGGCGCCGTGGGACTTTTGTCCTTTGGTCTCTATTTCTTCGGGCATTATCTGGCCGGACTGGCCGGGATGGAGACGGTGCTGCTCTTTGTCGCCGGGATCGTGTTGATGGTGATCGAACTGTTTGTTCCCGGCTGGGGCATCTTCGGCGTGCTCGGCCTGATTTCCCTGGGAACCGCCGTGGTGTTGGCCGCCTATGACCCTGCCTTCGGCATCATCTCCTTGTCGGTGGCGCTGGCCATCACGCTGATCGGGGTGTGGATCGCCGTCAAGGTTTTTGGCATGAAGGGCGTTTGGGCCAAAATCATCCTGAAGGAGTCCCAACAGAACGAATCGGGTTATACCTCCTCCAGGGATTGGAAACACTTGGTGGGAAAACAAGGGATCACGTTGACGCCCCTCCGGCCCGCGGGCTGGGTTCAAGTGGACGGCGAGAAATACGACGTGGTCAGCGATGGCGGCATGATTCCCGCCAAAACGGCGGTGAAAGTGGTTCACGTGGAAGGGTCCCGCATCGTTGTTCGTCGAATAGATACCACCGAAGAAAAAACATCCGAGGAGGAAAAGTGA
- a CDS encoding histidine triad nucleotide-binding protein — protein sequence MVDCIFCGIVEGSVPSDKVYEDDSVLAFRDINPVAPVHVLIIPKKHVPSLLDAEEEPELMGKIIAAASKVAKELGLAEKGFRLVNNCGEHGMQTVYHIHFHLIGGRQLTWPPG from the coding sequence GTGGTCGATTGCATTTTTTGCGGCATCGTCGAGGGCAGCGTTCCCTCCGACAAGGTGTACGAGGACGACAGCGTGCTGGCCTTTCGGGACATCAATCCCGTGGCGCCGGTTCACGTGCTGATCATTCCCAAAAAGCACGTTCCGTCCCTTTTGGATGCGGAAGAAGAACCTGAACTGATGGGAAAAATCATCGCGGCGGCCTCCAAGGTGGCCAAAGAGTTGGGACTGGCGGAAAAAGGGTTCCGCTTGGTGAACAATTGCGGTGAACACGGGATGCAGACCGTCTATCACATCCATTTCCACCTGATCGGCGGGCGCCAGCTCACCTGGCCTCCCGGATGA
- a CDS encoding NUDIX hydrolase, translated as MIQNQGGKVVDGLKEVSAGGVVFRRRDGRAEILLIEDRYARWTLPKGKREKGETNEETALREIREETGVSGRILRPLTTVRYRYFHPDRGDVEKEVHYFLVEATSEALDPALSEIGGARWLSPEEAFRLMQREGYDNNLPVMEEAYRHLGLRAGET; from the coding sequence ATGATCCAAAACCAGGGCGGAAAGGTTGTGGACGGCTTGAAGGAAGTATCGGCAGGCGGGGTGGTGTTCCGCCGCAGGGATGGCCGGGCGGAAATTTTGCTCATCGAGGATCGGTACGCCCGGTGGACGCTTCCCAAGGGAAAAAGGGAAAAGGGGGAGACGAACGAGGAGACCGCCCTGAGGGAAATCCGGGAAGAAACGGGGGTTTCGGGGCGGATCCTGCGCCCGTTGACAACGGTTCGGTACCGCTATTTCCACCCCGATCGCGGAGACGTGGAAAAGGAAGTGCACTATTTTCTGGTGGAGGCGACGAGCGAGGCGCTCGATCCCGCCCTGTCCGAAATCGGCGGGGCCCGCTGGCTTTCTCCGGAGGAAGCCTTTCGCCTCATGCAAAGGGAAGGATATGACAACAACCTGCCCGTGATGGAAGAGGCCTACCGCCACCTGGGGCTTCGTGCGGGCGAAACCTGA
- a CDS encoding GatB/YqeY domain-containing protein, protein MSLTQRLEQDMKTALKNKDKTKLSVIRMVRSAIKNAEIERGRPLEEGEVLDVLSRELKQRKESLQEFEKAGRTELVEKMKAEIAVVEAYLPAPLSEEELRELARQVIDEVGASSPADMGKVMKEIMPRVKGRADGKEVNRIVRELLG, encoded by the coding sequence ATGAGCCTGACCCAGCGGTTGGAGCAGGATATGAAGACTGCACTCAAAAATAAAGACAAGACGAAATTGAGCGTCATCCGCATGGTGAGGTCCGCCATCAAAAATGCGGAAATCGAGCGGGGGCGCCCCCTCGAGGAAGGGGAAGTGCTGGACGTCCTTTCCCGGGAGTTGAAGCAGCGCAAGGAATCGCTTCAGGAATTTGAAAAGGCGGGGCGGACCGAGCTGGTGGAGAAGATGAAGGCGGAGATCGCCGTGGTGGAAGCTTATCTGCCCGCTCCCCTGTCTGAAGAGGAGTTGCGGGAGTTGGCCCGGCAGGTGATCGACGAGGTGGGCGCTTCATCCCCTGCGGACATGGGCAAGGTGATGAAGGAAATCATGCCCCGCGTCAAGGGACGAGCCGACGGAAAAGAGGTGAATCGGATCGTCCGCGAGTTGTTGGGCTGA
- the yqfD gene encoding sporulation protein YqfD, with the protein MVEFIKGKVTVELSGSRLTPLINEAMEEEIVLGDIRFLDEERIRLTVLLPDFFRLVKILRRRSGIRMRIISKQGLPFLLSKMYKRKFFAAGVVLFVFLLMAMSSFVWKVEVEGNERIPEEQILTYAREAGVFPGQLKFRVPDGEEIQHRLAMRLPQASWVGFRLEGTRAVITVVEKRETEEERERSPGPVHLVARRSALIYDMRVEQGKPVVQVNDMVKKGQLLVSGIYGNPEEDGSERVVGAKGKVWGEVWYDSDVVVPLEQKRKVYTGNRDRGYYPYVASRIIRLPFLYPVPFKDFETVERAHVLRLFHWRLPIGWVVEERLEMKWIKRRLTPEEAIRLGKERARADVREKIGPDGRILLEKVLQPRVDSGKVYMKVHFDVIENIAVSQPILQGE; encoded by the coding sequence TTGGTCGAATTCATCAAGGGAAAGGTAACCGTCGAACTGTCCGGCTCCCGGCTCACCCCGCTCATCAACGAGGCCATGGAAGAGGAGATCGTCCTGGGAGACATCCGCTTTCTGGACGAGGAACGGATCCGGTTGACCGTTCTTCTCCCCGATTTTTTCCGCCTGGTGAAAATCCTTCGACGGCGATCCGGCATCCGGATGCGGATCATATCCAAGCAGGGACTTCCCTTTTTGCTCTCCAAGATGTACAAGCGCAAGTTTTTTGCGGCAGGGGTTGTGCTCTTCGTTTTTTTGCTTATGGCGATGAGTTCCTTTGTCTGGAAGGTGGAGGTGGAGGGAAACGAGCGGATCCCGGAGGAACAAATCCTGACGTATGCCCGGGAAGCGGGAGTGTTTCCCGGACAGCTGAAGTTTCGCGTGCCGGATGGCGAAGAGATTCAGCACCGGTTGGCCATGCGGCTGCCACAGGCTTCCTGGGTGGGATTCCGCCTGGAGGGCACCCGGGCGGTGATCACCGTTGTCGAAAAGCGGGAAACGGAGGAGGAGAGAGAACGGTCTCCGGGACCGGTTCACCTGGTGGCGCGCCGGAGTGCGCTGATTTATGACATGAGGGTGGAGCAGGGAAAGCCCGTGGTTCAGGTGAACGACATGGTGAAAAAAGGGCAGTTGTTGGTATCCGGTATCTACGGGAATCCGGAGGAAGACGGTTCGGAACGGGTGGTCGGCGCCAAGGGAAAGGTGTGGGGGGAGGTTTGGTACGATTCGGATGTGGTCGTTCCCCTGGAACAGAAACGGAAGGTGTACACCGGAAATCGCGACAGAGGCTATTATCCCTACGTGGCGTCGCGGATCATCCGGCTTCCCTTTTTGTACCCGGTTCCCTTCAAGGATTTTGAAACGGTGGAACGGGCCCATGTTCTCCGCCTGTTCCATTGGCGGCTCCCCATCGGATGGGTGGTGGAAGAGCGGTTGGAAATGAAATGGATAAAGCGCAGGCTGACCCCCGAGGAGGCGATCCGTCTGGGGAAGGAGCGGGCCCGGGCGGACGTGCGGGAGAAAATCGGACCGGACGGGCGGATTTTGTTGGAAAAGGTTTTGCAACCCCGCGTCGATAGTGGTAAAGTTTATATGAAGGTACACTTCGACGTAATTGAAAATATTGCGGTATCTCAACCGATTCTGCAAGGAGAATGA
- the rpsU gene encoding 30S ribosomal protein S21, whose amino-acid sequence MAEVRVRKNESLDNALRRFKRSCARDGLLAEVRKREHYQKPSVRRKKKSEAARKKRR is encoded by the coding sequence GTGGCCGAAGTTCGCGTTCGCAAAAACGAATCGCTGGATAACGCTCTCCGCCGTTTCAAGCGCTCCTGCGCCAGGGACGGACTTTTGGCCGAGGTGCGCAAGCGCGAACATTACCAGAAACCGAGCGTCCGCCGGAAAAAGAAATCCGAAGCGGCTCGCAAGAAACGCAGGTAA
- a CDS encoding PhoH family protein: MSEPIKIVLRDAAEALSLFGPHDAYLKRIEAETSAKIVTRGEELVINGPPEEREILHQLFRVLLSLIRKGVHLSERDVVYAHRLAKQGLAEELLELYSEEIGVTYKGKPVRAKTLGQRHYVSAIKKADIVFGIGPAGTGKTFLAVAMGVTALKAHRAKRIVLTRPAVEAGENLGFLPGDLQEKVDPYLRPLYDALYYMLGVEQVSKMMEKGIIEVAPLAYMRGRTLEDAFVILDEAQNTTPEQMKMFLTRLGFGSKMVVTGDVTQVDLPKGKKSGLVEAERILRDIDGIRFIHLTQEDVVRHSLVQKIIDAYARNG, translated from the coding sequence TTGTCCGAACCGATCAAAATCGTGTTGCGTGATGCGGCGGAAGCCCTTTCCCTCTTTGGACCTCATGATGCATATCTCAAGCGGATTGAAGCCGAAACTTCCGCCAAGATTGTGACCCGGGGCGAGGAGCTGGTGATCAACGGTCCCCCGGAGGAACGGGAGATCTTGCACCAGCTGTTTCGCGTTCTCCTCAGTTTGATTCGCAAAGGGGTTCATTTGAGCGAACGGGATGTGGTCTATGCCCATCGGCTGGCCAAGCAGGGACTGGCGGAGGAACTCCTGGAACTGTACAGCGAGGAGATCGGCGTCACCTACAAAGGGAAGCCCGTCCGGGCGAAAACCCTCGGCCAGCGCCACTACGTGTCCGCCATCAAAAAGGCGGACATCGTGTTCGGCATTGGGCCCGCGGGGACGGGGAAGACGTTCCTGGCCGTCGCCATGGGAGTGACCGCCCTGAAAGCCCACCGGGCCAAGCGGATCGTCCTGACGCGCCCGGCGGTGGAAGCGGGGGAAAACCTCGGATTTCTGCCCGGAGATCTGCAGGAAAAGGTGGATCCCTATCTCCGACCCCTGTATGACGCGCTGTATTATATGCTCGGTGTGGAGCAAGTGTCGAAGATGATGGAGAAAGGGATCATCGAGGTGGCTCCGCTCGCCTACATGCGGGGGCGCACGCTGGAGGATGCTTTCGTGATCCTGGACGAGGCCCAGAACACCACGCCGGAGCAGATGAAGATGTTCCTGACCCGTTTGGGTTTCGGTTCCAAAATGGTGGTCACGGGAGACGTCACCCAGGTGGACCTTCCGAAAGGGAAGAAGTCGGGTCTTGTGGAAGCGGAGCGCATTCTTCGCGATATCGACGGGATCCGCTTTATCCACCTGACCCAGGAAGATGTGGTGCGACACAGCCTTGTCCAGAAAATCATCGACGCTTACGCACGGAACGGCTGA
- the deoC gene encoding deoxyribose-phosphate aldolase, translating into MTVSNLASMIDHTLLKPEATASDIDRLCREASELGFGAVCVNPWWVFRAAERLKGSGVRVCTVVGFPLGATSTEAKEAETKRAVADGASEIDMVMNIGAFKSGDRQGVEDDIRAVVRAAGGRTVKVILETGLLAEEEIRLACELAKAAGAHFVKTSTGFGPGGATVEAVRIMREAVGREMGVKASGGIRNLAAAKKMIAAGANRIGTSSGVAILEELGNREK; encoded by the coding sequence ATGACGGTATCCAATCTCGCATCGATGATCGATCACACCCTGTTGAAACCCGAGGCGACGGCGTCGGACATCGACCGTCTTTGCCGGGAAGCGTCGGAGCTTGGTTTTGGCGCGGTCTGCGTCAATCCCTGGTGGGTCTTCCGGGCGGCGGAACGGCTGAAAGGATCCGGCGTCCGGGTCTGCACGGTGGTCGGTTTTCCCCTCGGGGCCACGAGCACGGAGGCCAAGGAGGCCGAGACCAAACGGGCCGTCGCGGACGGGGCTTCCGAAATCGACATGGTGATGAACATCGGAGCCTTCAAGTCGGGGGACCGCCAGGGCGTGGAGGATGACATCCGGGCGGTGGTCCGGGCGGCCGGGGGGCGCACCGTCAAGGTGATTCTGGAGACCGGCCTGCTCGCGGAAGAGGAGATCCGCCTCGCCTGCGAGCTGGCCAAGGCTGCCGGAGCCCACTTTGTGAAGACCTCCACGGGTTTCGGACCCGGCGGGGCGACGGTGGAAGCCGTCCGCATCATGCGGGAGGCGGTGGGCCGGGAGATGGGAGTGAAAGCCTCCGGAGGGATCCGGAACCTGGCCGCGGCAAAGAAAATGATTGCCGCCGGAGCGAATCGGATCGGCACCAGTTCCGGCGTCGCCATCCTGGAGGAATTGGGAAACCGGGAGAAGTGA
- a CDS encoding Na/Pi symporter: MKEILIPFATGLAVFLFGMQLIRIGLGILAGDRLESLLLRFTRTPARGMFTGLIVTSLLQSSSAVTVLAIGLVDAGILTFPQTIGIILGTNIGTTVTTEILALKIEDFAVPMLVAGGCLHLLPWKRIKGAGMALAGFGCIFLGMEAMQWLSFPLKERGWIQWFLEQGENPIWTGIAAGTLLTAVIQSSSAAVAMTMGFYSAGLLPLPAAVAIVLGSNVGTCATGLIAATGTGRSAKRVAVAHLLLNVIGVLLFAPAVHWLADAVRLLEGDPAARVAHVQTLFNILCSLIALPFARPFARLVTALVPDGVIVWRISKGRK; this comes from the coding sequence GTGAAGGAGATATTGATACCCTTTGCAACGGGTTTGGCCGTTTTTTTGTTCGGAATGCAACTGATCCGCATCGGGCTGGGCATCCTGGCGGGGGATCGGCTGGAGTCCCTGCTTCTCCGCTTCACCCGCACGCCCGCCCGCGGGATGTTCACCGGTCTCATCGTCACATCCCTGTTGCAGAGCAGCAGCGCGGTGACCGTTCTGGCGATCGGCCTGGTGGACGCCGGAATTCTCACTTTTCCCCAAACCATCGGCATCATCCTGGGCACCAATATCGGAACAACGGTCACCACCGAAATCCTCGCCCTGAAGATCGAGGATTTCGCCGTCCCCATGCTCGTGGCAGGCGGATGCCTGCATCTCCTTCCCTGGAAGCGCATCAAGGGCGCGGGGATGGCCCTCGCCGGTTTCGGCTGCATCTTCCTCGGGATGGAAGCGATGCAATGGCTGTCCTTCCCCTTGAAGGAACGGGGATGGATCCAATGGTTCCTGGAACAGGGGGAAAATCCGATCTGGACCGGCATCGCCGCCGGAACCCTGCTGACGGCGGTCATCCAGAGCAGCAGCGCCGCCGTCGCCATGACCATGGGCTTTTACTCCGCGGGGCTGCTGCCTTTGCCCGCCGCCGTCGCGATTGTCCTCGGCAGCAATGTGGGAACCTGCGCAACCGGCCTGATCGCCGCCACCGGAACGGGCCGGTCCGCCAAACGGGTGGCCGTCGCCCACCTGCTCCTCAATGTGATCGGCGTCCTTCTCTTTGCCCCGGCCGTCCATTGGCTGGCCGACGCCGTCCGCCTGTTGGAGGGCGATCCGGCCGCCCGGGTGGCCCACGTCCAAACCCTGTTCAACATCCTCTGCTCCCTGATCGCCCTGCCCTTTGCGCGGCCCTTCGCCCGGCTCGTCACCGCCCTCGTTCCGGACGGCGTGATCGTCTGGCGAATCAGCAAAGGGCGAAAATGA
- a CDS encoding GNAT family N-acetyltransferase, with translation MGFEQVSTLPDGRRLVLREAVLEDAEEMIVFVQKTLGESDYLLFEPGEFRPSVGEQRQLLEQCARSDTHLYLIAEVDGEMAGMLHFQPGKRKRNAHAGEFGISVRKKYWGMSIGRQLLQALLQWARQTGKIRKINLRVRTDNERAIRLYRSVGFKVEGTISREFCIDGRFYDAHWMGIELD, from the coding sequence GTGGGGTTTGAGCAGGTGTCAACCTTGCCCGATGGGCGAAGGCTGGTCCTTCGGGAGGCCGTTTTGGAGGATGCGGAGGAAATGATTGTCTTTGTTCAGAAAACCCTTGGCGAGTCCGATTACCTGCTTTTCGAACCGGGAGAGTTTCGCCCGTCAGTGGGCGAACAGCGCCAATTGCTGGAACAGTGCGCCCGATCCGACACCCATTTGTATTTGATCGCCGAGGTGGACGGAGAGATGGCCGGCATGCTTCATTTTCAGCCGGGGAAACGGAAGCGCAATGCCCATGCCGGCGAATTCGGCATCAGCGTCCGCAAAAAGTACTGGGGGATGTCGATCGGAAGACAGTTGCTCCAAGCCTTGCTTCAATGGGCCCGGCAAACCGGGAAGATCCGGAAGATCAACCTGCGGGTCCGGACGGACAACGAACGGGCCATTCGCCTGTACCGTTCGGTCGGCTTCAAGGTGGAGGGAACCATCTCGAGGGAATTTTGCATCGACGGTCGGTTTTACGACGCTCACTGGATGGGAATCGAGTTGGACTGA
- a CDS encoding MFS transporter, translating to MDITLQNLFRQPPFVMLWLSQTLQSLGTVLLQVIVMVNVYRHTDSVFSSSLVLAVMALGSFAGGILGSRYIHRFSPVQMLKWIEWSRAGLTVILGLFLYKIEPLLLFLTLAVLFVVAWMGAWYQPARFALLPMVVSKKEYMKANGTLNVVYQLFLVAGWGLGGMLVAAFPFYAVILIITLSFLLSGVCIRGIRLKESATLGKTSKPEPAWRKIFRAGVIRNLTLMDLFEALANVVWTSAFILAFTHEILGKGSEWWGFINASYWVGGIVGSFMVVLITGFLEKRVGYMIALSALSMSLLTFFFAVNSTAILALWLCLMMGPIYQIREICQETVLQDVLSPMERAKVMAARVALLTPWGALTHLIMGWLADRTDIQSAYLLGAVLYGITFLIAILHPQLKNYQYRTGEKSSASQSS from the coding sequence ATGGATATTACCCTTCAAAATCTGTTTCGACAGCCCCCATTTGTAATGCTTTGGTTGTCCCAAACGCTCCAATCTCTCGGGACGGTTCTCCTTCAAGTGATTGTAATGGTCAACGTATACCGTCACACGGATTCCGTATTCAGCTCATCCCTGGTCTTGGCCGTCATGGCACTGGGTTCTTTTGCAGGCGGAATCCTGGGCTCCCGTTACATCCACCGCTTTTCGCCGGTTCAAATGTTGAAGTGGATCGAATGGTCCCGGGCGGGATTGACCGTGATTCTGGGATTGTTCCTGTATAAAATAGAGCCCCTTCTGTTGTTTCTGACATTGGCCGTTCTCTTTGTCGTCGCGTGGATGGGTGCATGGTATCAACCCGCCCGTTTTGCATTGCTTCCCATGGTTGTCTCAAAAAAGGAATATATGAAGGCAAACGGAACCCTGAATGTCGTTTACCAACTGTTTCTGGTTGCCGGATGGGGACTGGGAGGAATGCTTGTCGCCGCTTTCCCTTTTTACGCCGTCATTCTGATCATCACCCTGTCTTTTTTGTTATCAGGCGTCTGTATTCGAGGGATCCGATTAAAGGAATCCGCGACCCTTGGAAAAACATCGAAACCGGAACCGGCTTGGCGGAAAATCTTTCGAGCCGGGGTGATCCGAAATTTGACGTTGATGGACCTTTTTGAAGCCTTGGCCAATGTTGTGTGGACCAGTGCCTTCATACTGGCTTTCACTCACGAGATCTTGGGAAAAGGAAGCGAGTGGTGGGGGTTTATCAACGCTTCTTATTGGGTCGGCGGAATCGTCGGAAGTTTCATGGTGGTTCTTATCACCGGGTTTTTGGAAAAGCGTGTGGGTTATATGATTGCGCTAAGCGCATTGTCGATGTCCCTTTTGACCTTTTTCTTTGCCGTAAACTCAACTGCGATATTGGCGTTGTGGCTGTGCCTGATGATGGGACCGATTTACCAAATAAGGGAAATCTGCCAGGAAACCGTTCTGCAGGATGTACTCTCCCCGATGGAGAGAGCCAAGGTGATGGCGGCAAGAGTCGCCCTGCTGACTCCCTGGGGGGCGTTGACTCACCTGATCATGGGGTGGCTGGCGGATCGGACCGACATTCAGTCTGCATACCTTCTCGGCGCGGTTTTGTACGGGATCACGTTTTTGATCGCGATCCTCCATCCGCAGTTGAAGAATTATCAGTATCGGACAGGGGAAAAATCGTCGGCTTCCCAATCATCCTGA
- a CDS encoding GNAT family N-acetyltransferase: MIRELTRREEWVEAFPLLKELRTHLDLDTYLSLLEEMRPRGYRLFALEESGRMLALAGVAVMVNLYNGRHLFIYDLVTKEEERSKGYGAKLLRYLEDFARAQGCRLVELTSGVRRKEAHRFYEEKMGYTRNSWVFRKRLSPEGKEEGVK, translated from the coding sequence ATGATTCGTGAATTGACCCGAAGGGAAGAGTGGGTTGAAGCCTTTCCGCTCTTGAAGGAACTGCGGACCCATCTGGATCTGGACACCTATCTGTCCCTGCTGGAGGAGATGCGCCCGCGGGGTTACCGGCTGTTCGCCCTGGAGGAAAGCGGTCGGATGCTGGCCCTGGCCGGCGTGGCGGTGATGGTCAATCTGTACAATGGCCGGCATCTTTTCATTTACGACCTGGTCACGAAGGAGGAAGAGCGGTCCAAGGGATACGGGGCCAAGCTTCTCCGATACCTGGAGGACTTCGCCCGGGCCCAGGGCTGTCGTCTGGTGGAGCTGACCTCGGGGGTCCGGCGGAAGGAGGCCCACCGTTTCTACGAGGAGAAGATGGGTTATACGAGAAACAGCTGGGTGTTCAGAAAGCGGCTTTCCCCTGAGGGGAAGGAGGAGGGAGTGAAATGA
- a CDS encoding alpha/beta-type small acid-soluble spore protein, which produces MARRSNRLLVPGAAQILNQFKEEIAAEFGVTLGPDTTSRGNGSVGGEITKRLVQQAQQGQSQ; this is translated from the coding sequence ATGGCGCGTCGGAGCAATCGCCTTCTGGTTCCGGGGGCGGCCCAAATTTTGAACCAGTTCAAGGAGGAAATCGCGGCCGAATTCGGTGTCACCCTTGGTCCCGACACGACGTCCCGAGGAAACGGATCGGTCGGTGGAGAAATCACCAAGCGTCTGGTTCAGCAGGCGCAGCAGGGTCAATCGCAATGA